The following is a genomic window from Canis lupus familiaris isolate Mischka breed German Shepherd chromosome 10, alternate assembly UU_Cfam_GSD_1.0, whole genome shotgun sequence.
atgatctcagggtcctaggatctggctacctgctcagcggggagttagcttctctctctgccaccccccccccccacgctctTGCATATGCTCGCGCGTGCTctcgctaataaataaataaatgaataataaaaattaaacacagggcagccccagtggcccaggggtttagcgtcaccttcggcccagggtgtaatcctggagacctgggatcaagtctcacattgggttccctgcatggagcctgccccctccccaccccctctctgtgtctgtcatgaataaataaataaaatattaaaaaaaataaataaaaacaaagagctcCCGGGGACTCAGgccgcctgactggctcagttggtagaccatAAGACTATGGATCTCGAGATTgtgggttggagccccacattgggcatagaacttacttgaaaaacaattaaaacagggcagcccggtggctcagcagtttagcaccaccttcagcccagggcgtgatcctggagacctgggatcgagtcccacgtcgggttccctgtgtgaagcctgcttctccttctgcctgtgtctctgcctctctctgtctctgtgtctttcatgaataaataaataaaatctttaaataaataagtaaataaaattaaaacaaaacccccaaaacccatGATTATTTCATCTCTTAAAGAAGAGAATGCTGAGGGCCAACACATTGTTATCTACGGTGCACTAATCATCACTACTTTCCTCTGATGGTTTTCAAATGACTGGACAGGAAAGTCATAGCACTGCAATCTGATGTTCAGAAATGTtagggtttttattttccaaacattattttaaaagaacattaaaagCATCAGAAATACAAATCTGGCCTAAAGGTTAACATCAGaacaattataaaatgtttgaaatacatCACATACTTTGCATCACAGTAAAGCATCAAGAGAACTAATTAATATACCCTGCTAATAATTAGTCATATTCAACtgaattctcattatttttagttCTCAGTTTAGCCCTTATAGAGAAGTTATATGTACCTATCCATAACTCCCTCTATGGATAGACATATATAACTTATGAAGAGATAAGTTACATTTATCTCCGTATCTCCACATAGATGTAGAGATAGATGTGGAGGAGGGCTAAGAATCTAGCCCAACATGTATTTCATGCAATAAATCAGTAATTTCTCGATGAGCACAAAGAGACTGAGTACCTCATATGCGcatgcttccttttctttacaCTGTAACTTTTACCTCCCAAAGATGGATCGGGTCGTCTCTAACTCAAAAAGTCGTACAAGAAACCTGTCAGCTTAAGTTTTACgagtaaaaattacttttaaaaaatcttttattgaaTCACACTGGAAATGCCTAGCCAAAAACGAGAAACACACCTTAAAAAGTAGGAAGTATCCTCTTGCTTAATCTTAGTAATTATAAAGCTGTTTGGCTTATTGGAATAAAGAGCCAGCTCTAAATTTTGACAAAAGTCTAACTCCTAATTAGAATTATCTTCAAACGATCTTGGGAGAGGATATTAGATTTCTTAGTTCTTTGTTAAAAAGGGGTAATATACTAACCTATCTCGTGGGAGTGGTAATAAATGAAAACAGTGTcgtattaaaaatataaaagcataattGAAATAGGTTATAGTGACTTTCAAAAATAGCATCCAattacaaacaagaaaaaatgtgaCAGAGGGGGTGTTTTCTCTTCTGCTATAAaatttaatagcaaaaataaaggaagaaaaggagagaaggaagggaaggaaaaattcctaaaaggtgaatttaaaaagaaaagaaaagccatatCTCATAGGAAACCTAGAAACAAAACGGCGGGTCAGTGCTGGAAGGGGGGTGTTGGGCGAGGCTGTGCAGAGCTCCCGCTGCCTTCTCCACACCTGGGGGCACCCTTGTACGGGGGAACAGCCTGGAGAGGGCGCCGTGCGTTGCATACCTTTCTTCCAGAACAACACGGTTCCTTCCAACCTGCAGTAACAGTTCTCCAATACGACCATTCCTAAAGACAGGTTTGGGATCTCGATGCCCATCTTGAGCCTAACAGCTGTAGTTCCAGAGCCGTGGCAAGTTCAAAAGCTAActgtataatgaaaatatttttacataaaaatatgaatttacgGTTGTTATGCTAGGAATCACAGAGTTCATCATAAAATTAGTTCCAGGTAAAGAAATCCTTCTAGTTTTCCTTATTGCCCATTACCAAGACTAATGGGAGAGAAATCACACAATTATTTTGAAAGCATCaccttaaaaagttttttttttaccttagtgATATttaaacaaagaccaaaaaatcatttttaaatagttacttGGAAACTCTTTGTCAGGTTGTTAACGAGCCATCCTCGCACAGAAGCGACGCGTAGATGGAAATCCTCTCGATCTCATTCTTAACACCTTCTTAGGCAATAATGAAGATCATGTGACACGCAACAGCAGTCCCGACTGTGACCCATGTCACCAGGCCCTGGCGCAGAGGCCCCGGTTAGTGCCTCTGCTCCCAGAAATCACATTCCTCCACTACAGGAACAGTCCTCTCGACTAGGATCCTTGGGTAAGCTCATTCCAAAatagaataattcatttttagcAAGCAGAaacatacttctttaaaaaaacaaacaaacaaaaaaaaaaactatacagcTAGTTGATTCACACAAAAGAATGATGTCTCTAATAAGAAATGGGagtaatcagggatccctgggtggcgcagcggtttggcgcctgcctttggcccagggcgcgatcctggagacccgggatcgactcccacgtcgggctcccggtgcatggagcctgcttcttcctctgcctatgtctctgcctctctctctctctctctctctctctctctctctgtgactatcataaataaaaaaaaaaaaaaaaaaaaggaatgggagtAATCATAATACTTGGTGGACTGTCTGCCGAAAGCAAAGTACCTGTGTCTTGGGTCAAGGGTAACCACAGAGAAAACATTTCTGATTTTCTGCTTTGACAACACGGCATGTATTCAAGTAAACCCGCTACCAAAAAGACTCTCGTATTGGAACAACAATACCCTTCCCACACTTCAGAGGGTCAAAATTCAGAGTtcgattcattaaaaaaaaaaaaaaaaatccgtctCGGTGAAGATCATACCTTCAcacggtttaaaaaaaaaaaaaaaaaaaaatccagctccCGCGTCCTTCGAGGACCCCGAGCACCGACGCCCACGGGCACAGCGGGTTCGTCCCCGCAGTAGCTCAGCGCGAGCATCCCCGGCGTCCGGTGAGACGTTTAGGACCAAagtgggggcgcggggcggggaaACCGTCCACTAACAACCCCTTCGCATGGGATCCTCCGACCCTCAGGGACCGCGAGGCAGGTCCACAGATGCTACGGATCCTGCAGACGGAGGAGAATCCGAAGGGCCTGCGGTTGGGCTgacccgggcggggggcggggggcgggggggccgcaCCGGGGCGCTACACGGAGGGCACCGGGATGGGCCCCGCCGCGCCGGGCCCCCGCAGCAGGTCGCCGGCCGCGCGCTGACGCCTGGCGCCGCAgggcgcggccgggccggggcagcGGGGGCCCCGCGGGGCGCCGTCCCCCCGCCGCGGGCCGCCGCCGTAGACGCCGTAGTAGGGCTCCAGGCGCGTGTCGGCCGCGGTGGAGCTGCTCTGGCCGCCGGGCCGCCCCGCCGAGGCCCTGGGGCTCGCCGCGCTCTCCCTGGACTGGCTGGGCCCGCACGCCTGGTCCACGAACTTCTTCTGCGGCTTCGGGGACAGCACGTAGGCCGAGTTGGTCTCGTGGTGGGACGACTTGTTCCGGTTGGTTTCCAGGTTCCCCTTCCCGACGGCGCGGAGCCGGGTCCTGTGCCGGCAGCCGCAGGCGCCCAGGCCGCCGCCCCGCAGGCACGCGAGCACCTTCCGCCTCAGGCCCGCGCTGCCGCGGGAGTAGATGAAAGGGTTTAGCCCGGACTTGAGGAACAGCAGGGCGAAGCCCAGCAGCTCCAGCTGGcggaggccgccgccgccgccgccccgggacAGCGCCCCCCGCGCCAGGGCCGCGCCCAGGGGCACGCAGCACAGCAGGGCCGACAGCACGATGACCACGCAGGTGAGCACCGCCTTGGAGTCCTTGGCCGCGGCCAGGTTgacggcgggcgcgggcggcgggcgcgggcggcgggcggcgggcgcggccggcctggggcagccctggtgccgGTAGAGCGCGGGCtcggccccccgccgccccgggccgcccgcgAAGGGCGGCGGCGCCCGCGAAGCCTccgccgcggccgccgggggGCGCCGCCGGGCCCGCGCGTTCCTGCGCAGCGTCTGCGCGATGAGGATGTAGGACACGGCGACCACGGCCACGCAGGAGCCGAAGTCCACGGCGTACAGCGACAGCGCGGCCGCGCCCTCCGCCGCCGGCAGGCCCGACAGGGGCAGGCACAGGTGGGCCTTGCTGGCCCGCAGCGCGCCCAGGGCGGCCAGCGTGAAGCTGCTGGCCCAGAGCAGCGCGGCGAGCAGCGCGGCGCCGGGCACCGAGGCGGGGCGGCTGGGCTGCCGGCCCAGCACCATGCGCAGCCGGTGCAGCGCGATCGCCGCCACCGTCTTCAGGGACATGATGACGAAGCCCGAGCTGGTGGCGTGGAAGGCGAAGCAGAAGGCGTCCGGGAGGCCCCGCGCCGAGCGGAAGAGCGCGAAGGCGAACATGGGCGCCGTCACCCCGCAGATGAACAGGTCGCAGAAGGACAGGTTCAGGACCATGAAATCGAAGTTGGTTCGGAACTTGCGGAAGGCCGGGTCGAAGAAGGACAGGAAGACGATGAGGTTGCCGTAGGACCCCAGGCAGAAGACGACGGCCAGGAGCAGCGTGCAGGTGACCAGAGTGGCCGTGTGGACCAGGTCCTGGGGGCcgccctgggggcggggcccgcgcagCAGCGTGCCGTTGGGAGCCTCCTCCAGGGGCTCCGTGTCGTTCATCctcggggagcggggagcggcgCCGGCCTCTGCGGCTCGGGCTCGGCTCGGGGTCAGGGCCCCGGCTCACGGCCCGGCGGGGGGCACGCTCCAAGGCCTGCGCGGAGAAGGCACACCCGACACACACAGCAGTTAATGCACAAAGCGGAGCCAGCTCATGCtggtttgttattattattattattatta
Proteins encoded in this region:
- the GPR75 gene encoding probable G-protein coupled receptor 75 isoform X1 codes for the protein MNDTEPLEEAPNGTLLRGPRPQGGPQDLVHTATLVTCTLLLAVVFCLGSYGNLIVFLSFFDPAFRKFRTNFDFMVLNLSFCDLFICGVTAPMFAFALFRSARGLPDAFCFAFHATSSGFVIMSLKTVAAIALHRLRMVLGRQPSRPASVPGAALLAALLWASSFTLAALGALRASKAHLCLPLSGLPAAEGAAALSLYAVDFGSCVAVVAVSYILIAQTLRRNARARRRPPAAAAEASRAPPPFAGGPGRRGAEPALYRHQGCPRPAAPAARRPRPPPAPAVNLAAAKDSKAVLTCVVIVLSALLCCVPLGAALARGALSRGGGGGGLRQLELLGFALLFLKSGLNPFIYSRGSAGLRRKVLACLRGGGLGACGCRHRTRLRAVGKGNLETNRNKSSHHETNSAYVLSPKPQKKFVDQACGPSQSRESAASPRASAGRPGGQSSSTAADTRLEPYYGVYGGGPRRGDGAPRGPRCPGPAAPCGARRQRAAGDLLRGPGAAGPIPVPSV